The Macaca fascicularis isolate 582-1 chromosome 12, T2T-MFA8v1.1 genome has a segment encoding these proteins:
- the LOC135966624 gene encoding succinate dehydrogenase [ubiquinone] cytochrome b small subunit, mitochondrial, whose translation MAVVWRLSALCGAQGGRALLLRTPVVRPAHISAFLQDRPIPEWRGVQHIHLSPRHHSGSKAASLHWTSERVVSVLLLGLLPAAYLNPCSAMDYSLAAALTLHGHWGLGQVVTDYVHGDASQKAAKAGLLALSALTFAGLCYFNYHDVGICKAVAMLWKL comes from the coding sequence ATGGCGGTTGTCTGGAGGCTGAGTGCCCTTTGCGGTGCCCAAGGAGGCCGAGCTCTGTTGCTGCGAACCCCAGTGGTCAGACCTGCTCATATCTCAGCATTTCTTCAGGACCGACCTATCCCAGAATGGCGTGGAGTGCAGCACattcacttgtcacccaggcaccATTCTGGTTCCAAGGCTGCGTCTCTCCACTGGACTAGCGAGAGGGTTGTCAGTGTTTTGCTCCTGGGTCTGCTTCCGGCTGCTTATTTGAATCCTTGCTCTGCGATGGACTATTCCCTGGCTGCAGCCCTCACTCTTCATGGTCACTGGGGCCTTGGACAAGTTGTTACTGACTATGTTCATGGGGATGCCTCGCAGAAAGCTGCCAAGGCAGGGCTTTTGGCACTTTCAGCTTTAACCTTTGCTGGGCTTTGCTATTTCAACTATCACGACGTGGGCATCTGCAAAGCTGTTGCCATGCTGTGGAAGCTCTGA